A single Methanomicrobia archaeon DNA region contains:
- a CDS encoding tetraacyldisaccharide 4'-kinase has product MNDPKRIIIMGAAGRDFHNFNVYFRDNPAYRVVAFTATQIPDIEGRTYPAELAGGSYPDGIPIFAEEDLISLITEHAIDRVVFAYSDVPYGYVMTKGAEVNAAGADFIMLGPHATMLRSGVPVISVCAVRTGSGKTSVSKRLCQLLLAREKTVVVVRHPMPYGNLAQQAVQRFSSYEDIERMGCTIEEREEYETHIDVGCIVYAGVDYEKILRQAETEADIIIWDGGNNDFSFFKPDLNIVVADPHRAGDELTYYPGEINARMADVVVINKQDTAELEKIEQVRRNIMKVNPDAKIIDSASPITVEHPELIKGKRVLVVEDGPTLTHGGMKYGAGLIAARKAGAKEIVDPRPFITGTITKTFTEYPEIGPLLPAMGYSAEQINDLEQTINAAECDAVVIGTPIDLTRVITINKPATRVRYGIKEIGDSNLEEVVDAFLEQVNV; this is encoded by the coding sequence ATGAACGACCCTAAAAGAATTATCATTATGGGCGCAGCCGGCAGGGATTTTCACAACTTCAACGTTTATTTTAGGGATAATCCCGCGTATCGTGTCGTCGCATTCACCGCGACCCAGATACCGGATATAGAAGGCAGAACGTATCCTGCAGAACTGGCCGGCGGCTCATACCCGGACGGTATCCCCATTTTCGCTGAAGAAGACCTGATCAGCTTGATAACAGAGCATGCGATCGATCGTGTTGTATTCGCGTACAGCGACGTACCTTATGGATATGTGATGACAAAAGGCGCGGAAGTAAATGCCGCGGGTGCGGATTTTATCATGCTGGGCCCGCATGCGACCATGCTGCGAAGCGGTGTGCCCGTGATCTCCGTCTGTGCGGTGCGTACCGGCAGTGGCAAGACCTCGGTAAGTAAACGGCTCTGCCAGCTTCTGCTCGCGCGCGAAAAGACCGTGGTCGTCGTACGGCATCCCATGCCCTACGGCAATCTTGCACAGCAAGCGGTACAACGGTTCTCATCCTATGAGGACATCGAGCGTATGGGGTGCACGATAGAGGAGCGGGAAGAGTATGAGACGCATATCGATGTGGGCTGTATCGTCTATGCCGGTGTGGACTACGAGAAGATCCTGCGGCAGGCAGAGACCGAAGCGGATATTATCATCTGGGACGGCGGCAATAACGATTTCTCGTTCTTCAAGCCTGATCTGAACATCGTGGTGGCAGACCCGCACCGTGCCGGCGATGAATTGACGTACTACCCGGGTGAGATCAACGCACGCATGGCCGATGTGGTCGTGATCAATAAGCAGGATACCGCGGAACTGGAGAAGATCGAGCAGGTACGCCGGAATATAATGAAAGTAAACCCGGATGCGAAGATTATCGATTCAGCATCGCCGATCACCGTCGAGCACCCTGAGCTTATCAAGGGCAAGCGGGTACTGGTGGTCGAGGACGGGCCCACCTTAACACATGGCGGCATGAAGTACGGTGCCGGGCTCATTGCGGCTCGTAAAGCAGGTGCAAAAGAGATCGTTGACCCACGGCCGTTTATTACCGGCACGATCACGAAAACCTTCACCGAGTATCCTGAGATCGGGCCGCTGCTGCCTGCTATGGGCTACAGTGCGGAGCAGATCAACGACCTAGAGCAGACAATCAACGCAGCCGAGTGCGATGCGGTCGTCATCGGCACGCCGATCGACCTGACGCGTGTTATTACGATCAACAAGCCCGCAACACGGGTGCGGTACGGCATTAAGGAGATTGGGGATTCGAATCTGGAAGAGGTGGTTGATGCGTTCTTAGAGCAGGTGAACGTTTGA
- the arcC gene encoding carbamate kinase, with product MALIVAALGGNAIIKKGEQGTFEQQFRNTYESMGYIAHLIRAGHQVVLTHGNGPQVGFIMIQVEAAAGKVPTAPLHVDVAQSQGSMGYMIAQSLINQLKEHSIDTCVAAVMTQVLVNTDDPAMTHPTKPVGAFYTRERATELERLGHTVIEDSGRGWRRVVPSPRPIRIIETDIIKELVQAGTIVVACGGGGVPVAEENGALKGVDAVIDKDLASSLLAVEIKAEVLMFLTTVKRVALNYNTPQQVDLERLSLAEAQQYLNEGQFPPGSMGPKIGAAVEFVENGGKRAVVCRPEYVVEALAGEAGTVIE from the coding sequence ATGGCTCTGATAGTGGCCGCGCTTGGCGGCAATGCAATCATCAAAAAGGGCGAGCAGGGCACCTTCGAGCAGCAGTTCCGCAACACCTATGAGAGTATGGGCTATATCGCGCATCTGATTAGAGCAGGGCATCAGGTGGTGCTGACCCACGGGAACGGGCCCCAGGTGGGGTTTATCATGATCCAGGTAGAAGCAGCCGCAGGGAAGGTCCCGACTGCACCGTTACATGTGGATGTTGCCCAGTCACAGGGCAGTATGGGGTATATGATCGCCCAGAGCCTCATCAACCAGTTAAAGGAGCATAGCATTGATACCTGCGTGGCTGCTGTGATGACGCAGGTTCTTGTGAATACTGATGACCCGGCCATGACGCATCCGACCAAACCGGTCGGGGCTTTTTATACCAGAGAACGGGCCACTGAGCTGGAACGCCTCGGGCATACCGTCATCGAGGACAGTGGTCGCGGCTGGCGGCGTGTCGTGCCCTCACCACGACCGATCAGGATCATCGAGACCGATATCATTAAAGAGCTCGTACAGGCAGGTACAATTGTTGTCGCGTGTGGCGGCGGCGGCGTACCGGTCGCAGAAGAGAACGGTGCGCTGAAGGGTGTGGATGCGGTGATCGATAAAGACCTGGCGTCCAGCCTGCTGGCGGTCGAGATAAAGGCCGAGGTGCTCATGTTCCTGACGACTGTGAAGCGGGTCGCGCTGAACTATAATACGCCGCAGCAGGTCGACCTGGAACGGTTGAGCCTGGCTGAAGCCCAACAGTACTTGAACGAAGGGCAGTTTCCGCCCGGGAGCATGGGGCCCAAGATCGGGGCGGCGGTCGAGTTCGTGGAAAACGGCGGTAAGAGAGCTGTGGTATGCAGGCCCGAGTATGTCGTTGAGGCGCTTGCGGGGGAGGCAGGGACGGTGATCGAGTGA
- a CDS encoding aminotransferase class III-fold pyridoxal phosphate-dependent enzyme, with the protein MIEPHGPRAEGIIQRDCSIISPCLSRPYPLVIERARGATITDVDGKTYIDLGAGTAVMNVGYSNPEVSAAITAQLEKITHGDFSTFFADPPVRLAERLGQLTGYDRVFFSNSGTESVEAAIKLAMWKLDRQSLIGFYGAFHGRTLGALSLTCSKIKHKVHYPTIRVVHAHYGYCYRCPLHLEYPDCGIACARQIETLIFKKELSPNDTAAIVVEPIQGEGGYIVPPPEFHREIRRICDENGILMVADEVQSGCYRTGTFMAMEHFGVRADIVCMAKALGAGLPLGATLSSSSIMDWPPGTHSNTFGGNLLASAAALAALQFMEKEELGTRAKQLGDHVMTRLRELQSWYPAAIGDVRGLGLMIGVEIVKPDGSIDPDTRDRIVVEGFKAGVVLLPCGDSVIRFCPPLVITKEEADTGLERFEAALKKVFACVLSGSNNTYNRCGEGDSELVHVF; encoded by the coding sequence ATGATAGAACCACACGGCCCCCGAGCAGAGGGGATTATTCAGCGTGACTGCAGCATCATTTCTCCGTGTTTATCACGCCCGTATCCGCTGGTAATCGAGCGCGCCAGAGGAGCGACCATTACCGATGTGGACGGGAAGACGTACATCGATTTAGGCGCGGGCACCGCGGTGATGAACGTCGGGTATTCGAATCCGGAGGTTTCGGCCGCCATCACGGCGCAGCTGGAAAAGATAACGCACGGTGATTTCTCAACCTTCTTCGCTGACCCGCCGGTCAGACTCGCTGAAAGACTCGGGCAGTTGACTGGCTATGACCGCGTGTTCTTCAGTAATAGCGGTACCGAGTCGGTAGAGGCCGCGATCAAACTGGCAATGTGGAAACTCGACCGGCAGAGTTTGATAGGCTTTTACGGTGCCTTTCACGGCAGGACACTCGGGGCACTCTCCCTGACATGCTCGAAGATCAAGCATAAGGTGCACTATCCCACTATTCGGGTCGTACACGCCCATTACGGGTATTGCTACCGGTGTCCACTCCACCTGGAATATCCAGACTGTGGTATTGCATGTGCCCGACAGATCGAGACGCTGATTTTCAAGAAAGAATTGAGCCCGAACGATACGGCGGCGATCGTTGTGGAACCAATCCAGGGCGAAGGCGGCTATATCGTCCCGCCACCGGAATTCCACCGTGAGATCAGGCGGATCTGTGACGAGAATGGCATTTTAATGGTGGCTGATGAGGTGCAGTCAGGCTGCTATCGGACTGGTACGTTCATGGCCATGGAGCACTTCGGCGTGCGTGCTGATATTGTGTGCATGGCGAAGGCTCTGGGAGCAGGTCTTCCGCTGGGCGCAACCCTTTCCAGCAGCTCGATCATGGACTGGCCGCCGGGCACCCATTCCAACACCTTCGGTGGCAACCTGCTCGCATCGGCGGCAGCGCTTGCTGCTTTGCAGTTCATGGAGAAGGAAGAGCTTGGAACGCGGGCGAAACAGCTGGGCGATCATGTTATGACGCGACTTCGAGAGCTGCAATCGTGGTATCCTGCTGCGATTGGTGATGTCCGGGGTTTGGGACTGATGATCGGGGTCGAGATCGTGAAGCCGGATGGCTCTATAGACCCGGATACGAGGGACCGGATTGTAGTTGAAGGGTTCAAGGCGGGTGTCGTACTATTGCCCTGCGGCGACTCGGTCATACGGTTCTGCCCACCGCTCGTCATCACGAAGGAGGAAGCGGATACGGGTCTGGAGAGGTTCGAAGCGGCTTTAAAAAAGGTTTTTGCCTGTGTGCTTAGCGGTTCTAATAATACATACAACCGATGTGGTGAGGGGGATTCAGAGTTAGTTCACGTATTCTAG
- a CDS encoding aldehyde dehydrogenase family protein, with amino-acid sequence MKEYNLLIGGAWTDSSTDETFDDINPATLDKLASFQVAGEDDVDRAVEAAWDAFKVWSETPAPKRAMVLFRAARLLEERKEELAVLMTQEMGKVLPETRGDVQEAIDITLYAAGEGRRMLGETTTSELKDKFCMTVLQPIGVVGMITPWNFPMAIPAWKLMPALVAGNGIVMKPASDTPLLTIKLVEVLIGAGLPPGVINLVFGPGGTVGAAVVHQLDIRAISFTGSLETGKWIMGECAKAMKRVSLELGGKNPIIIMDDADLDLAVDGVIWGAFGTTGQRCTAASRVIVHEKVKDEFTRKLLARTQALRLGDGLDPNTDVGPVINKSQLNKIENYSRIGQDEGATLLTGGNVTSPDLPGFFFEPTIFTDVGSDMRIAQEEIFGPMVSLIQVPGFDDAIDVANSTSYGLSSSIYTRDITSAFRAIKKIEAGITYVNSSTIGAEVHLSFGGVKGTGNGFREAGTDAIKEFTEVKAVYVDYSGKLQKAQIE; translated from the coding sequence ATGAAAGAATATAACCTGCTTATCGGTGGAGCGTGGACCGATTCATCCACAGATGAAACTTTTGATGATATCAACCCGGCAACACTGGATAAGCTCGCATCATTCCAGGTTGCAGGTGAGGATGATGTGGATCGTGCGGTGGAGGCTGCATGGGACGCTTTCAAGGTCTGGAGCGAGACACCGGCGCCCAAACGCGCCATGGTGCTCTTTCGGGCCGCTCGGCTATTAGAAGAGCGGAAAGAAGAGCTGGCGGTTCTGATGACGCAGGAGATGGGTAAAGTGCTTCCTGAGACCAGAGGCGACGTCCAGGAAGCTATCGATATCACGTTGTATGCTGCCGGAGAAGGACGGCGGATGTTGGGGGAGACCACCACCTCGGAATTGAAGGACAAGTTCTGTATGACCGTGCTACAGCCCATCGGTGTGGTCGGTATGATCACCCCCTGGAACTTTCCCATGGCAATCCCGGCCTGGAAACTCATGCCGGCGCTTGTTGCCGGCAATGGCATTGTCATGAAACCGGCGAGTGATACGCCGTTGTTGACCATCAAGCTGGTGGAGGTGTTGATAGGAGCAGGCCTGCCCCCTGGTGTGATCAATTTAGTGTTCGGACCCGGCGGGACCGTCGGAGCGGCAGTTGTCCATCAGCTGGATATCCGAGCGATATCATTTACCGGCAGCCTGGAGACCGGCAAATGGATCATGGGCGAATGTGCAAAAGCCATGAAACGAGTGTCACTGGAATTGGGCGGCAAGAATCCCATTATTATCATGGACGATGCTGATCTTGATCTCGCCGTGGACGGCGTGATATGGGGCGCCTTCGGCACTACGGGACAGCGCTGCACTGCAGCCAGCAGGGTCATCGTGCATGAGAAGGTGAAGGATGAGTTCACCAGGAAACTTCTGGCCAGGACACAGGCCCTCCGGCTTGGTGACGGACTGGACCCGAACACGGATGTCGGTCCGGTGATTAACAAGAGCCAGCTTAATAAGATCGAGAACTATAGCCGAATAGGCCAGGATGAAGGAGCAACGCTGCTGACCGGCGGTAACGTGACCAGTCCAGATCTTCCCGGCTTTTTCTTCGAACCCACCATCTTCACGGACGTTGGATCGGACATGCGCATAGCCCAGGAAGAGATCTTCGGGCCGATGGTTTCTCTGATCCAGGTACCGGGATTTGATGACGCCATCGACGTGGCGAACAGTACCAGCTACGGCCTCTCGTCTTCGATCTATACCAGGGATATCACCAGTGCATTCAGGGCCATTAAGAAGATCGAAGCCGGTATCACCTATGTCAATTCTTCCACTATCGGAGCTGAGGTGCATCTCTCGTTTGGCGGCGTGAAGGGTACGGGCAACGGTTTTAGAGAAGCGGGCACTGACGCCATCAAAGAGTTCACGGAAGTAAAGGCCGTATATGTTGATTATAGCGGTAAGCTCCAGAAAGCGCAGATAGAATGA
- a CDS encoding type II toxin-antitoxin system RelE/ParE family toxin, translating to MIGDYRKLPMTYEIVIPDKIHRIIDKKLDKHLKGRLYKKLVKLETTPHSYAKPLRQPLGGIWEVYFEKRWRVLFEIDESEHIIVVVGFKHKNEIR from the coding sequence ATGATCGGAGATTACAGAAAACTACCTATGACCTACGAAATTGTCATCCCTGATAAAATCCACCGCATCATAGATAAGAAGCTGGACAAGCACCTGAAGGGGAGACTGTATAAGAAGCTTGTAAAACTTGAAACTACGCCGCATTCTTATGCCAAGCCATTACGGCAGCCTCTAGGGGGCATATGGGAAGTCTATTTTGAGAAAAGATGGAGAGTGCTTTTTGAGATAGATGAAAGCGAACATATAATCGTAGTTGTCGGATTTAAGCATAAAAACGAAATTCGTTAG
- a CDS encoding AMP-binding protein: MIEEMGKEITAFDYEAERTKFRWNIPEDYNFVEVIRRWAEDRTKLMAITEHPDGTVEKAGYGEVWDRAMRFGNVLRDLGIQKGDRVLVLLPRGTDVYTVNIGIWAIGGVVVPCTIMLRRADIEYRVLDARVKALITSDATVADEVDAVKGKISLDNLFFVGQREGWRDFRQEVDAASRDLTLERIKATDWLTINYTSGTTGAPKGVVHTHSVMYCYDRLNRYYWWDTRSGELCWGTTEPGWTKWYWAPFGAVVNAGATNFHYAGRFEPEKFFALLAKWQINRACMTATELRTMTAIDDANERYDLTDLKVILTAGEPCTPGIIRYFDDKFGIAVREGYGQTETCVVACTIPGMAIKPGSMGRFTPGVEGAIVDSDTGREVPAGEKGMIAVVRDHPMLFKGYHNKPEKTAECFVGKWYLTGDLALMDEDGYIWFNSRADDVSISSGYRIGPFEVESAVDSHPAVLECAMIPSPDLLRGEIVKVFVVLREGYEPSEELAKDIQQHVKRITAPYKYPREIEFVKELPKTISGKIRRKELRTREFERKRDVIEELKERGMWQRGE, encoded by the coding sequence ATGATTGAAGAAATGGGTAAAGAAATAACCGCATTCGATTACGAAGCGGAAAGAACGAAGTTCAGATGGAATATTCCTGAGGACTACAATTTTGTTGAGGTTATTAGAAGATGGGCCGAGGATAGAACGAAATTGATGGCGATTACTGAGCACCCCGATGGGACGGTCGAGAAAGCAGGCTACGGAGAGGTCTGGGACAGAGCCATGCGATTCGGCAACGTCTTGAGAGATTTGGGCATCCAAAAAGGTGACCGGGTTTTGGTACTGCTGCCGCGGGGCACGGACGTTTATACGGTAAACATCGGCATTTGGGCAATCGGCGGCGTTGTCGTTCCCTGTACCATCATGCTCAGGCGAGCAGATATCGAATATCGCGTTTTAGATGCCAGGGTCAAGGCGTTGATCACCAGTGACGCCACCGTTGCTGATGAGGTCGATGCGGTTAAAGGCAAAATTTCACTTGACAACCTCTTCTTTGTCGGTCAGCGGGAGGGCTGGCGGGACTTCCGGCAGGAGGTCGATGCGGCATCACGCGATCTGACGCTTGAAAGAATCAAAGCAACTGATTGGTTAACCATCAACTACACCTCAGGGACAACGGGCGCACCAAAAGGAGTGGTACACACCCATTCGGTGATGTACTGCTATGATCGGCTGAATCGCTATTACTGGTGGGATACCCGATCGGGCGAGCTCTGCTGGGGAACAACCGAACCGGGCTGGACGAAATGGTATTGGGCGCCCTTTGGGGCTGTTGTCAATGCGGGCGCTACGAACTTCCATTACGCAGGCCGATTCGAGCCCGAGAAATTCTTTGCGCTACTTGCGAAATGGCAGATAAACCGGGCCTGTATGACCGCCACGGAACTCAGGACTATGACGGCGATTGACGACGCGAACGAGCGATACGATTTGACGGACTTGAAGGTGATTTTAACTGCTGGCGAGCCCTGCACGCCGGGTATTATTCGCTACTTCGACGATAAATTTGGCATAGCGGTTCGAGAAGGGTATGGCCAGACGGAGACGTGTGTGGTTGCCTGCACTATACCGGGAATGGCGATAAAGCCGGGATCGATGGGCAGGTTCACTCCAGGTGTGGAGGGCGCAATTGTGGATTCCGATACAGGACGAGAAGTGCCCGCGGGTGAGAAGGGCATGATTGCAGTTGTGAGAGATCATCCGATGCTCTTCAAGGGCTATCATAACAAGCCGGAAAAAACGGCTGAATGCTTCGTTGGCAAGTGGTATCTAACCGGTGATCTCGCACTGATGGACGAGGATGGCTACATATGGTTCAACTCGCGGGCTGATGACGTTAGCATCAGTTCCGGCTACCGGATTGGCCCGTTTGAGGTAGAAAGCGCCGTTGATTCGCATCCGGCAGTGCTCGAGTGCGCGATGATACCAAGCCCTGACCTGTTACGCGGCGAGATTGTGAAGGTTTTTGTCGTCCTGAGAGAGGGGTACGAGCCGTCCGAGGAACTTGCCAAGGATATTCAGCAGCATGTCAAACGTATAACGGCACCCTACAAGTATCCGCGCGAGATTGAGTTCGTAAAAGAGCTACCCAAAACGATCAGTGGTAAAATCAGGCGTAAAGAGCTCAGAACCAGGGAGTTCGAGCGAAAGAGAGACGTTATTGAAGAACTTAAAGAGAGAGGGATGTGGCAGCGGGGAGAGTAG
- the trmY gene encoding tRNA (pseudouridine(54)-N(1))-methyltransferase TrmY, translating to MRQFILYAGKAVTSPDFRLDDLPGSGGRMDLVARCISNALWISHALRRDSCIHVVACGSQPPPVVISFYGDLLRGVSPDERNIASWIKLALANKRRNPGIRIRKISFQQLIEELASEGAFFYVLHEEGKVINTVELKADSVFVLGDHSGLPQSEAEFVERFEHKKLSLGTTSYLASQCITVVHYELDKKGTVSPLTV from the coding sequence ATGAGACAATTCATCCTTTATGCTGGGAAGGCGGTTACCAGTCCTGATTTTAGGCTGGACGACCTACCGGGCAGCGGCGGCAGAATGGACCTCGTGGCACGCTGCATTTCTAATGCGCTCTGGATAAGTCACGCGTTGAGACGGGACTCCTGCATTCATGTGGTCGCATGCGGTAGTCAGCCTCCGCCGGTTGTTATCTCATTTTACGGGGACTTATTGCGGGGCGTCTCGCCGGATGAGCGGAATATAGCGTCGTGGATAAAGCTAGCGCTGGCGAATAAGCGGCGGAATCCCGGGATACGTATACGCAAAATCAGCTTTCAGCAGTTGATAGAGGAGTTGGCGTCAGAAGGGGCATTCTTTTACGTATTACATGAGGAAGGGAAAGTAATAAACACTGTAGAGCTCAAAGCGGACTCGGTATTTGTTCTTGGCGACCATTCAGGTTTGCCACAGAGCGAGGCGGAGTTTGTCGAGCGATTTGAGCACAAGAAGCTATCGCTTGGAACGACTTCGTATCTTGCATCGCAATGCATAACCGTGGTGCACTACGAGTTGGATAAGAAAGGGACCGTGTCACCTTTGACGGTTTAA
- a CDS encoding amidohydrolase: MSILIQNVLVEGKEKNIYIEGNEIAAITDAGSGKSEVSEAEFVIDGSRKAAIPGLFNGHTHAAMTLLRGYADDMPLHEWLSTKIWPVEAQMTEEDVYWGTKLACLEMIKSGTTFFNDMYWHWEGSAKAVAESGIRAMLSAVFIDGFDEEKAQEQIKRNEALYTASQNLSDRVLFALGPHAIYTVSRESLQWVKEFSETHDVLIHTHVSETEEEVEECKKKYGVRPVEFLDEIGLLSPRVIACHCVHLSRAEMVLLKRHDVKIVHNPVSNMKLSSGTLPYDALKNAGLYSAIALGTDGCASNNNLDMFEEIKIASLVHKAFSGDPTSMPAHEAFELATRNAAKMFRLNAGVIAKGKLADIALLDLQNEALVPNHNLISNLVYAANGSCVDTVICDGKILMEGGKVEGEEEIMEKAQEVAYNLVSRDAN, translated from the coding sequence ATGTCAATTCTAATACAGAACGTGTTGGTGGAAGGAAAGGAGAAGAACATTTACATCGAGGGGAATGAGATAGCAGCGATTACTGACGCTGGCAGTGGTAAGAGCGAAGTAAGCGAGGCGGAATTTGTGATTGATGGCAGCCGAAAAGCTGCGATTCCTGGTCTCTTCAACGGGCATACGCATGCGGCAATGACGCTCCTCCGGGGCTATGCCGATGACATGCCGCTGCACGAATGGCTTTCAACGAAGATCTGGCCGGTAGAGGCGCAGATGACGGAGGAAGACGTGTACTGGGGCACGAAACTCGCGTGCCTGGAAATGATCAAATCGGGCACGACCTTCTTTAATGATATGTACTGGCACTGGGAAGGCAGTGCGAAGGCGGTAGCGGAGAGTGGCATACGCGCGATGCTGTCTGCGGTCTTTATCGACGGGTTTGACGAGGAGAAGGCGCAGGAGCAGATAAAGCGGAACGAAGCGCTGTACACGGCGAGTCAAAACCTGTCCGATAGGGTTCTATTTGCGCTCGGCCCGCATGCGATCTATACCGTATCGAGAGAGAGCCTCCAGTGGGTTAAGGAATTCTCAGAGACGCACGATGTTCTGATTCACACCCACGTATCGGAGACCGAGGAAGAGGTAGAGGAGTGTAAAAAAAAGTATGGGGTGCGTCCGGTGGAATTCCTGGATGAAATCGGGTTGTTAAGTCCGCGCGTCATTGCTTGCCATTGCGTCCATTTGAGCAGGGCAGAGATGGTGTTGCTGAAGCGGCATGATGTGAAGATCGTGCATAACCCTGTATCGAATATGAAGCTGTCCTCAGGCACGCTGCCATACGATGCGTTGAAGAATGCAGGCTTATACTCCGCCATCGCACTGGGAACCGATGGATGTGCGTCGAACAATAACCTTGACATGTTCGAAGAGATAAAGATCGCATCGTTGGTTCATAAGGCGTTCTCCGGCGATCCGACGAGTATGCCGGCGCACGAAGCGTTCGAGCTCGCAACACGGAACGCCGCAAAGATGTTCCGGTTGAATGCCGGAGTAATCGCGAAAGGGAAACTGGCGGATATTGCGCTGCTGGACTTACAGAATGAGGCGCTTGTGCCCAACCACAATTTGATTTCGAATCTCGTTTATGCTGCCAACGGTAGTTGCGTTGATACGGTGATATGCGATGGCAAGATTTTGATGGAGGGGGGAAAAGTAGAGGGCGAGGAGGAGATAATGGAGAAGGCGCAAGAGGTTGCCTATAACCTTGTGAGCAGAGATGCAAACTGA
- a CDS encoding DUF92 domain-containing protein, with protein sequence MTVSEHLVITAITVLIAFSAVLYAYAKRKINRSAVAGTLTLGVLILLLFGPEFGYAGLLTLFTFFLFGNLVTRYKYEKKAALGVAEGNRGMRDINNVLGNGLSPLIFAVLYAVSSQNTLFLLGFSGAVATACADTFSTEIGQAEGNPRLITTLEKVPVGTNGGVSLPGFGAAVLGSALISLVGLTFVISGALMHRELFFFLICLVAGFLGCVIDSVLGATVEDRKPFRLTKHHVNIVATLSGGILATGLGYSLGA encoded by the coding sequence ATGACAGTCAGTGAGCACCTCGTGATTACCGCGATTACGGTATTAATAGCCTTTTCAGCCGTGCTTTATGCGTACGCGAAGCGTAAAATAAACCGCTCTGCAGTCGCAGGGACGCTCACACTCGGCGTGCTCATTCTACTACTTTTTGGACCTGAATTTGGTTATGCCGGGCTGCTTACGCTTTTCACGTTCTTTCTGTTCGGAAACTTGGTAACGCGCTATAAGTACGAGAAGAAGGCGGCACTCGGTGTTGCGGAAGGTAACAGGGGCATGCGAGACATTAATAACGTACTGGGCAACGGTTTATCACCACTCATCTTCGCCGTGCTCTATGCCGTTTCCAGTCAGAACACGCTGTTTTTGCTCGGGTTCTCCGGTGCAGTCGCTACAGCCTGTGCAGACACGTTCTCAACGGAAATCGGACAAGCAGAGGGGAATCCGAGATTAATCACGACGCTTGAAAAAGTGCCCGTGGGCACCAATGGCGGCGTGAGTTTGCCCGGTTTCGGCGCTGCAGTGCTCGGATCTGCTTTGATTTCGCTTGTTGGTCTCACATTCGTTATTTCCGGTGCTTTAATGCATAGGGAGCTATTCTTCTTTCTCATTTGCCTCGTAGCAGGGTTTTTAGGCTGCGTTATTGACAGCGTTCTCGGCGCAACGGTGGAGGACCGAAAACCGTTCAGGTTAACTAAGCATCACGTGAATATCGTGGCCACACTGTCAGGGGGGATCCTTGCAACAGGATTAGGCTATTCCTTGGGAGCGTGA